TTTCTTTCAGaaaaaaaattgaactttgtttCGTATATATAGACAGAATCTGGAAATTAATACGTAAGTTTGTATTCAGTTGTATTGGCACTTTGTTGATTTATATTAAAATCATGTTTTGCAGGTGAATGTGGTGAGAGGTCTGAAGTTATATGATGAGATATTTACTGATACTGAGCTCTCTAAGTTGACAGACTATGTGAATGAGCTTCGAGTTGCCGGTCAGAATGGCGAATTATCAGGTGGATCCCCGTGATTCGTGATGCTTTTATAGTTAAACTTGTTGTTTCGTTTTGGCAACGAGGTTTTGAGATATTAGAGGACACCTTCTGTAGGTTTGCTTGAAAAGGTTTGGccattattatttatttatctcTGCAAGTAATTATAGTTACAGTCTTACAGACACTAATCCTTAATGTTCCACTAAAATTACATGAAGCACACTTGGGTTGTTGTGCGGCCTTTTCATTGATTTACAGATCTCATATTCTGGGTAGCCTTCTATGTATATGATAAGATAAAATCCAGTGTTACAATTAAAACTAATGGTGGAATGTAACAAGTTTTTATCAATTTATAAAGAAGAAAGTTAAGTCGACTAGTCGAGTAACATCTAGATCCTTGACTTCTTCTTGGTATTAGGTTCAGTTTTGTGGATCATATTAGTTAGATTTAATTGTTAGTTACTGGGGCCATTTCTTTTGATAGGTTTGAAGCAAACTTCCTAATCACTTGCTTTTGCTGCCTCTAAATTTTATGTTGAATTGCCCTTCCACTAAACCACTAATCATTTCTTAACGACCAAGTTTATGCATGAATACAGGGGAGACCTTTATCATGTACAACCAGGCTAAACAGCAAGTGAAGGGGGGCAATAAGAGAGAGTTGATTCAGCTTGGAGCTCCAATTTTTGGACCAATAAAAGAAGATGCTATAGATCATTGCCCAAAAAGTAAATGGAATTTATTTGATTTGCTGCTTCAGACACTTTCCCATATTTCATGCTAGTTCTGCATCTATCTACTTTCTTACTTGATATCTATCTACAGGTAATATTGAGCCAATTCCATCTACTCTACAAGGTGTCATTGACCATTTAGTTATGTGGCATTTGATTTCTGAGAACAGAAAGCCAAACAGCTGCATCATTAACTTCTTTGATGAGGTATTTATTTGCTTCAGTATATAATTCACTTATCTTAATTGTTCGGAAGGTCTATTTGTCGATTATATTTTAAATTACTAGTTGATTATTACGAACTTATTTGATATTTATGTAGGGGGAGTTTTCCCAGCCTTTTCTGAAACCACCACACATCGATCAACCGATCTCTACTCTTCTCCTCTCCGAATCAGAAATGGCCTTTGGACGGACTCTTGTTTGTGATAATGATGGGAACTACAAAGGCTCGCTTATGCTTTCACTGAAGGAAGGGTATGTGCTAGAACACCTCGTTTACCTTCTACTTTAGATGCAGCCTCTAATTTTTGGTCTTGAACATGAATGTCACCTTTTCTTGTTTTATCAGTCACTCTGTTATCTACGCTGATAAGTAATATAATCCTGGTCACTTTGCAGGTCACTCTTAGTGATGAGGGGTAACAGTGCCGATGTTGCAAGGCATGTGATGTGTTCATCCCCAAGCAAAAGGATCAGCATTACATTCTTCAGAGTGCGGACACAAACCCATGAGAACATCTCAACAGCAGGGTCGCCTATGACCGGAGCCATGACTTTGTGGCAACCTGGCGTCCCTAATCCCTATGCACCATCAAGTGCACACAATGGCTATGAAGAAATGAATTTAATCCCCAAGTGGGGTGTCCTCCGAAGCCCAATGGTCATGCTTGCTCCAGTTCGTCCAATGGTTCTAGGCCCTAAAAGGATGTCACGGGGTGGCACTGGAGTATTTTTGCCTTGGAATGCTAATGGTACCAGGAAACACACGAGGCATCTGCCTCCACGTGCTCAAAAAGGGAGGTTTCTCGCACTTCCTCCACCAGTCGAAACACACAAGACAGAAGTCACTTCTGATGCTGAGATGATGAGCATTGAGACTAAATAGTTTTAAGTTAATATGAGTGAGGAGCAGAAGAAAATACTATAGAGTTCTTGCTGGTATCGTCCTTGTTGTCTACTTATTCCAAGAGTTTTAAATTTAGTGTATGAGAAAGAGTCGTGGTGTTGAGATATAATTCTGCCTTGGTTTCTCCTTGTCATCTCCTTTTGAACAGTTGTTAGGCTAGAGTACTGGTGGTTGTTATACCTTTATTGGATGCGAATTATAGTAGGGTGCTAGATTGTTTGAGTCTTAAGGTAAAAGTGTGGATTAGCCCCCTAAGAGAGGGCCGCTTTTTGTATCGTATTTATTTGAAATTTCAATTTCATGTTAATCTTATTTCGAAGGAAGATGCAGATACATTTTAGATGCTCCAATGTTATTATGACTCTTGCAATATGCATTCTCATCATTGCAGGATTCATAGTTCAGCAGGTGGATCTGGTAACAACCCTAAATTAGTTTCCGAAAATCATACAACTTGGAGTTTCTTCTGTTGTCAAGAATTAATAATCAGATTGAAACAACTGCCATTATCAAGAGATTATTTGTCCACCAAAATTAGTTGGTCCATGAAAATTATTGTTTGTCATCAATTGCTAGTTACTTGTTTATCAAACTAATTAAACAGAAGATCAACATGTTCCATTAAGCAAATTACTATCTTCTAACTATAATGCTACTTTTTGCATACCATGTTTTTGTGCGTGTAGGCTCCgcaatttatttttataaaaatcaaatgtatattataataatcataatTAAGTACTATGTTATCTGATCCTGCATTTGGGTACGTGCCTACGTGGCATGTGCTTTATGTAAACCGACAATGGGCGTGTTCGGCTAGTATCAAATAAGTGACTTATTGACTTATAAGTCCGTATATACTTATCGACGAGTGTTCATCGATCCAATTTATAAGCCAATAAGTCGAATGTTAGTAACGACAgtattttttctcaacttattttaattttttgcttttttattaattttaattttgaaatataaattTGTAAATATTACATATGagtaaattatccaaacacttatataacttataatttattatctacttatcacttataaatCACTTATACATTTTAACTGATAAGTAACTTATTTAAAGATTTCCCAAACGGACACAACACGTGGACTGCGCAGCTAATATAAAATTCTTCCAAACAATCTCAACTTTAATGGTAACAGAAGGCACTCTGAGCATCCCTGCTCATTCTTCTCTGTTTCATGGCCTTGTAAACCATTCCAAAATGTAATTTTACCGAAAAATTGTATCTATTAAAAGATAAATGACCGGCTTGAAGAACAACCTTCGACCAGTAAAAAACGTTCTTTAGTTACGACCTGAAAATTAAAAGAATGTGAGGGATTgtcccccgattcacctccgatGTGAGAATTTGTAATCTGGATATAAAGTAGGTTTCAAAAATACAAGAATGTAGAGAGAGTTGTGAGAGTATGCGTGTCTCAAGTTGTGTGTTTCTTACATTTCATGGGATATTTATACCCAAACCTGCCATAAATATTCGTCCGTTATGAGTAAAATACAGACGAATATTGGAGTAGCTCGAGTGGGGGGGGGGGGCGTTTTGAATCTGCATTAATGAACAGTTTGTAAGAGGTTAATTGGGTCTTCGGTCCGTGAGTAACGTGGGCCTTCAGCCCAATGATCCAGATGCAAGATGGGCCTTATTGGGCCTACAGCTAACATATCCCTATATTTCGTCCAATTCATCAGTTGGTCGATAGACATCGTTCTCGCCATCTTGGGGTGAAAAACCCTAGGAAATCCTTCGATATTTCCTTTGAATCGTCCATCCACGTGGCATCATTGTGGGGGCATAATAATGGGGACAACTGTCCATCACGTTATTTCAGGGTATCATCACAACCGTTGAATCTCAACCGTCTCCATCTGGGCCGTTGATTTCACTTTGTTTATTTTTTACTTTTACATTCAAGCAACAACAATAATACTCTCAAATCATTTCAAGATGAGCAACGCTAACTCCATTTTTCCAGATCACCCTATTTCAGTAGAGCAACATCTCGAAATCTGTAAGTGATGTTCTCcatttatttatttgaagtattTTTCTTCGATGCGTGTTTGCTTTCGAGTTCCTTTTCTACGATACATGTATTCctttttgatttttatttttgttCACGAGGTGTTTTCTGGGTAGATATATGGTAGTTTTCTGGGTGTTTTTTCTTCCTTTTTGGGTACCAACTGGGTTTAAAGATGACATGCGATATGTTCTTGGGCAAGAACTCCCTTCGGGGATCTTTGTAGCTTCCAATGCTTTCAATTTTTCTTCGGATATTCTCTCCCCTCACATAGATATCATTAAGGGATTTGGGGGGGAAATCATAAAGAGAGGAGCGAAGCTTTTTACCATTATAGGGGTCCAGCCCCGTCGCAAGGAAGCCCATTGCTTTGACCTTGTCCAGATTGGTGACCATTCCAGCTTCTTCTTTAAACCGAGCCAGGTAATCCCTAAGTTCTTCGTTCTCCCTCTGCTTACAGTGGACCAAGGCTTCGGTATCCTTCACCTTTCGACATAGATGATAATAGTACTTCAGGAATTTTCTCTTTAACTACTCGTATGAACCGATGGATTTAGGTTTGAGGGACTTGTACCACATCGAAGTTGATCCCTTTAGGTAAGTTTTGAACACCTTGCAAAATATGATGTCGTTATGACCCATCCCTACCATCAGCAGTTCGTACTTTTCACAGTGGTCTTTCAAGGCGCCCTTTCCATTAAACCCATTCCTCCTCTCCCGGAGGGGGTCGGTACTGCTCAATCTCCTCGGTCACGATCGACTCTCGGTCGACCCTCTTATCGCCGAACATGGCTTTCTCCAGCCGAGTTAGCCTTATTAGGGACCCATCGAGTTCTTCATCCGAATCAAAGGAACATCGTTGCTTAGTTCGCTTCCTTTTGGGGTTCGAATCAGAGTCAGGATCGTCTTCTTCATCATATCCTCTTCGATCTTTCCTTGGCATGGTGATTATCATTGTTTCATCGGCTTTAACGCTTCACGAAGTGCCTTCGCTTGTAGCTCAATCTTTTATCTCTGAAGCTATAGAGCTTTTAATCACAGTGCATCGGCCTTCCTTCGCTTCGCCCTAGCCTCAGCCTCctttttggctcctccatgaatTTAAGAGATGGAGactcaggaattgatgtgtgtatcatatccacatccagagaattagTTGGAGAGTATTGTGTTTGTGGTGTTTCGATTATGAGAGAATTTGGATATGACTCCACATTTGATGGAGCCACGTCAATTTGAATTTGAGATAGTGCAATAACTGAGTCTTTGATtgcagttggcactgtgtgtgtATCCTGTGACTCCCTCATTGGTTTTGATTTATTCTTTCTGATATAAGTTTGAGTTTGGTCAGTtgttgttgtgcatatgttgtgtacttgatgatttcataaacaaaacacctaagtagattttacttagtgaaataatgtagcactcgacggataagaattatagtcccaacggataactcattatagtcccgacggatgatgacttattatccatcgagtgagtagcttatgtaataatgagtctgtagcacatttctgcatacatctttgtatagattctgtagtagcatataagtcatgttgactttaactagatatgcagaatatgttgattaattgtacatagatgatgtcttgtaattctgcataaatgaattgaagtcaagtgccaaaatagcatcgacggatgatcaaatgccTATCAACAGATCTTttatatagcagtcgacggatgatcaatgaagccatcaacggatgatcaataatctgacggatgatcatgaacccaacggataaagaattcaaacatcagttgacagtgacaactggtcacatgcgtcgggatgtatgcaaatggaatgaggaagcctattaactgggtaatagagaacaaagtaacaaagcattagacccgatagtttttataatgatcctgtcttttgactttgtaatcttggtattatataaaccaagaagtagcaaatagaaactaagatctgagataaaaaaaaaagtgagaaacatttgtaagcagaattattagcatttctctgtattctcagtagttcaaatttgtaagcagctttgagcattcttgcacacagagttctctcgatataatatatatctctggtggaattgtttaaatccaccataatgtttttaaaatacttttgttttttaattacttatgttttgattcacctaagtttttattccgcattgtgctaatcaaaacacttatatttgtattcgagtttgaacatttttattttaagaaaaaggttcaagaattccattcaaccccccttctgtaattcttgctatattgttaagtgactaacaattggtatcagagcaagctcttaatcaacaaagagtttaaagatcaaaacaattcagcaagatgaacaagaaggatgttggagtcaagattccttttctagataaagataattaccatcattgaaaggtaaagatgcatcttcatatgctttctcaagatgaggcctatgtggactgcatagaaagatgccctcatgttccaatgacagctgcaacaggaaacgagccatcagttcccaagccaaggcatgaatggtctgatcctgacattgaacaagtcaggaaggataaaaagaccatgaatattctgtttaatggagttgttgcagacatgtttgacaacattatcaactgcaaaactgccaaagaagtctgggatactatacagataatctgtgatggcactgagcaagttagagaaaataagatgcagctcttgattcagcaatatgagcattttcacattgaggaaagtgagtctctcactgacatttttagtaggtttcaaaaactactaaatgctcttaattTGCATGggagagtctatcagactaaagactctaatatgaaattccttagatctcttccaaaggaatggaaaccaatgacagtctcattaagaaactcacaagattataaggagtttactttggagagactatatggcatcctgaaaacctatgagcttgaaatagagcaggatgaaagcatggagagaggaaagaagaaaggaggatccattgcactagttgctgagttggaaaatgagaaggaagtgaagatggaagctgttgaatcaactttaaaggtctgtgagaacaagggcaaggggcttgcagtagaaagtgaagattcattgagccaagatgacatggaggacattgatgagcacctaacatttctttctaggagatttgccaagctcaagttcaagaagaactttggagcagccaagccaaatagaaacatggtggataagtcaaaattcaaatgtttcaaatgtggcttggcagggcattttgccaatgagtgtagaaagtcagattccagtaagaaaatgtttgagtctgtggattataagcaaaaaatactttgatctactcaaacaaaaggaaagggcctttattacacaagaaaatgtctgggcagcagatggtctggatgaagatgaagatgtcagctatgtcaatctagccctaatggccaagtctgatgagacagagacaagttcctcaagcaatcaggtaattaccacaaaccttgcacatttatccaaagctgagtgtaatgatgccataaatgacatatctacagaattgtatcatttgcgtgttacacttaagtctcttactaaagaaaatgctaaaatcaaagaaaacaatttgtttttaagtgagaggaataatgtgcttgagtctcagtttattgattttgagaaattaagaattgagtgtaagattgccatggaggaattaactgagtccttgaaaaaggaagaaattttaaagaagcagctcgagcgtgaacaagaggtgattaaagcatggaaaacatccagggatgtccatgctcaaatcaccaaagttcatGGAATTGAttctttctgtgatgaagcctggaaaaagaataaagagaaactagaacctaatttggtagatggactgctaacagatgtagactcgacggatgatgaggactatccgtcggataacaaaaagtgttatccgtcgaatgatgaaaatcctcatccgtcggctgtgagcaagcccattagcaaagccaaactaatcaagctgaatgagaagtatgggtctgtttccaagaactttgtttcaggagagtcaagtcaagttaagaaagggaaaaaggctaatgttggtcacatgactgtcaaacagttaagtgacagacttgagaaaattgaggtaaaaacagagactaaaaggaaaaacaataggaatggtaaagtagggattaacaaacacaataactacacacattataaatatgctcctagaaaaatctgtgtcaagtgtggtagtgtaaatcatttatctgttaattgccaatctgccatgcctactctcatgtctgttcagtctcaatttcctaacataaatgccatgcctcccatgcctgttaatgctatgcctacacagaacatgaatgcacagtatgctaatatgccgtttgcacctaatccttattatgctacatatagtatgccacaaatgccatttagcatgccttactggaataacatatttacaccaagcatgccatttcctgttagtcataatatgcatgataattctgttgtaatgaatggtttcaaaggtccaacccaaataactaaggatgaatctgaaattcctaagtcaaatgagataagacctaagaaacagaaaagaaagctaacaaggcaggacccaaggcaacttgggtaccaaaatcaacttgatttgattttgatgtgtgcagggaaacaaaaagaatctttggtaatTGGATAGTGcttgttcaagacacatgactggtgattctaccctgctcacagagtttaaggagagagttggccccagtattacttttggagatgacagcaagggttatactgtgggatatggcttgatttcaaaggacaatgtcatcattgaggaggttgcattagtggatggtctcaagcacaatctgttgagtatcagccagctttgtgataaaggcaattcagtaaccttcaactcagaagcctgtgttgtgactaataaaagagGCAACAAAGTGGtactcactggtgtgagaaaaggaaatgtgtatctagctgattttaactcatccaaagcagagtctgtaacttgtcttctcagtaaagcaagtcaggatgaaagttggctatggcacaagaagctatcccattgaaacttcaagaccatgaatgagctggtaaagaaagaactagtaagaggcattcctctagtggagttttcaaaggatggactgtgtgatgcctgccaaaaagggaagcagatcaaagcatcattcaggaagaaacttgattcaacaattgaagagcctttgcaactgcttcacatggatttgtttggactagtcaatgtattgtccatctcaaggaaaagattttgcctagtaattgtagatgatttctcaaagttctcttggacatatttcctaaagtctaaagatgaggctagtgaaatcatcatcaatcacataaggcaagtcaacaatcatcctgatttcaaagttagaagaatcaggagtgacaatggaactgagttcaagaattctatcatgagagcattttgtgaggaaaatgggattctgcatgagttttcagcagcaaggactccacaacagaatggagtagtggaaaggaaaaacagatcacttattgaagctgccaggacaatacttgaagaatctaaactaccaacatatttatgggttgaagctgtaaatactgaaTGCTGCACTCAGAacatttctttggttaatcaagcaagatgcatgactccctatcaattgttcaagaacaagaagccaactctaaactttcttcatgtctttggctgcaaatgctatatcctgagaaatcaaactgatcaaaatgggaagtttgatgctaaagcagatgaaggaatttttgttggatatgctgttggtaaagcatatagagtctacaatcaaagaaccaacattgttgtggaattaatacatgttgtgtttgatgataaaaatattgaaggactgaatgatggagattaccatgagagcctcaaatttgacaatgtggagatggttagtgatgacagtgatgatgaaagtgatcaagagaatgtatctaaggataatgcagataaatctaccactaatgaagtacaaaactcaacatctgtcgagttgcataatgcttcatccgtcggaaggcaatctgcgttatccgtcgggagacaacctgcttcatcggtcggtactcaaaattcaccatccgtcgggttatcaaaaggtgcaggaagtcaagacagatcacctacagaaagttcccctttctcaaatcaaagattcacaaactcagggggagtttcaattAGTCAAAACTCAAtgacacatcaagataacaatgaggtctcttcatctagagctaatctaccttaacaaaggaaatggacaaaagatcatccctttgagcttatcattggtgatgtttcttctagagttcaaacaagaagagcaactcaggaagaatgtctatacaacagctttctttccaaggaagaaccaaagaaggtagaagaagctttgttggatcctgattggattttagctatgcaggaggagctaaaccaatttgaaaggaacaatgtatggaagccggtacccaagcctaaaggaaagaatccaatagacaccaagtgggtattcagaaacaagatggatgaaaatggcatagtagtcaggaacaaatctagattggttgctaatggctattgtcagcaagaaggaattgattttgatgaaacatttgctcctgttgcaagacttgaagccatcagaatcttcttagcctatgcagcccatgccaatttcaaggtctatcaaatggatgtcaaaagtgcttttctgaatggagaattggaggaagaagtatatgtcagtcaacctcctggttttgaagatccaaattttccagaatatgtctattatcttcttaaagcactttatggactgaagcaagcacctagagcctggtatgacactttatcaaagttccttttggaaaatcacttcacaagaggtactgtagataaaactttatttttcagaaatgttaatggctctagtatacttgttcaaatttatgtggatgatattatttttggctctacagatgagaaactttgcaaaaagtttgccaaattgatgcaaagtaagtatgaaatgagtatgataggagaactaacttattttcttggtttacaagttaagcaagttagtgatggaatattcattagtcaaactaaatatatttttgatcttttaaagaagtttgatctaatggattgcacatctgcaaaaactcccatggctactgcaactaagcttgaattaaacactactgaaaagtctgtggatatttcaagttatagaggcatggttggctcacttctgtacttaatagctagtaggccagatataatgtttgctacatatttatgtgctagatttcaggctgatcccagagaatctcacttgatagctattaagagaattttcagatatctcaagggaacaccaaaccttggcatttggtaccctagagattctggttttgatctaactggttattcagacgcagattatgcaggttgtagaattgatagaaagagtacaacaggaacctgtcaatttctaggaaacaagcttgtgtcctggttcagtaaaaagcaaaattcagtttctacttctacagctgaagctgaatatattgctgctggtagttgctgtgcacagattttatggatgaaaaatcaattgctggactatggtttgcaaattgagagaattcctattttctggaatatcttatgtctcgacggataacagtttatcctcatccgtcgaattgtcttaatctgaGCCGTTAAgtccctgtacattatccatcgagtatacttacattttgtaagcattacacgacggataatgagtggaatttttacagtttatttttaaacggctatgtTAGGCAattttctattggttaatttactttactttattattttcatcagttatttttgagatagtataaaagcttatttcattgcaattgttttcttttatcattctcaaattcaactgctctaatttcattctctctcaagcaattactctccttctcttcaagctttcattctctaacaatggcacatgtagtaaagattatgtctcaaactgggttcatttatgagaagaacaatttcactgtattggttaataagggtattcagcaatcagaggactaccacaagatgatggattttatgaagaattgcaagctcaactacgccatgctggaatcacccgcaatcttctgtgaagttgttgaagagatgtggaccactgctatctacaactctactgacaagaccatcactctaaccatcaaaggtaaagaattcggtatcaatagtgatgtgataaaagcatgtttcaaaattcctgataacaatgtgacttcaccacacaataacactgatattatcaatatgcttaattccatgcattatgcacttcctacttctaaactgagtgatattaggagaatgggtcttaggaaggagtggagtttcatgtgtgatgtagttactaaggttttctctggaaaaatcagtaattttgatttagtgaatatttccatgcttaacatgctatatatgctagttacagataaattttacaatttcagtgaccttgtcctATTTGAGTTtggttttaaattaggtgagttagcaaaaagaggtaaaaatgtgtattatgctagatttttcatgttattggctaaccacctctgtgaagagattgtgctcgagaaccctaacaacaaactggattgttgggttcaagagagaagactcattgcagatttgaacagggccaatcatcacaaggatgtgccaatgttctactttcctgtaatgcaggcacctcaggtaagtgaggtaagttcatccatccctacaactattccaacctccacaatttctttgagttcaggagtagctatggcaactgtaccaatgaccaaacagttgcctaccaaagctaccaaacctactactatttccaaatccaaatcaaagaaaaccccctctggtatctctcaaaag
This sequence is a window from Apium graveolens cultivar Ventura chromosome 9, ASM990537v1, whole genome shotgun sequence. Protein-coding genes within it:
- the LOC141683203 gene encoding RNA demethylase ALKBH10B-like translates to MSPAAGGVLPGMTTDSFAKDAIIAWFRGEFAAANAIIDALCSHVSEIGDGKEYEAAFNAIHRRRLNWIPILQMQKFYSIADVAKELKEVAKVKKEREIEREMEREVAVVEESGKEMDGGEEVVDVESGRSDESPKSEITDTGSHEVQHMLQNIEICSDHENCEARRAQINMTKGFVAKEPMKWHTVNVVRGLKLYDEIFTDTELSKLTDYVNELRVAGQNGELSGETFIMYNQAKQQVKGGNKRELIQLGAPIFGPIKEDAIDHCPKSNIEPIPSTLQGVIDHLVMWHLISENRKPNSCIINFFDEGEFSQPFLKPPHIDQPISTLLLSESEMAFGRTLVCDNDGNYKGSLMLSLKEGSLLVMRGNSADVARHVMCSSPSKRISITFFRVRTQTHENISTAGSPMTGAMTLWQPGVPNPYAPSSAHNGYEEMNLIPKWGVLRSPMVMLAPVRPMVLGPKRMSRGGTGVFLPWNANGTRKHTRHLPPRAQKGRFLALPPPVETHKTEVTSDAEMMSIETK